A window of the Hevea brasiliensis isolate MT/VB/25A 57/8 chromosome 6, ASM3005281v1, whole genome shotgun sequence genome harbors these coding sequences:
- the LOC110666541 gene encoding PH, RCC1 and FYVE domains-containing protein 1 isoform X2, which yields MTAAEQSRPGPVEREIELAITALKKGAQLLKYGRRGKPKFCPFRLANDESALIWLSGKEEKHLKLSHVSRIISGQRTPIFQRYPRPEKEYQSFSLIYSDRSLDLICKDKDEAEVWITGLKALISRNHLRKGRADSRSEGISSEATSPKAHTQRSSPLSSAFGSGGSSQKDEMDPLRLRTPYDSPPKAGLEKALSDVELYAVAPKVLYPSESACGSVHSISSGGSEAINGRLKGMSVDAFRVSLSSAVSSSSQGSGLDETDALGDVYIWGEATGDGILGGGVHGIGGSGVRMDSFLPKALESAVLLDVQTIACGRRHAALVTKQGEVFSWGEELGGRLGHGVDSDVLHPKLVDGLKNINVELVACGEYHSCAVTLSGDLYIWGGSSHNFGRLGYGKEASNWVPKKLNGPLEGIHVSSVSCGPWHTAVVTSAGQLFTFGDGTFGVLGHGDRKSVSTPREVGSLKGLRTVRAACGVWHTAAVVEVMVGSSSSSNCSSGKLFTWGDGDKGRLGHSDREPRLVPTCVAALVEPNFCQVACGHSMTVALTTTGHVYTMGSPVYGQLGNSQADGKLPVRVEGKLTKNFVEELACGAYHVAVLTSRTEVYTWGKGANGRLGHGDTDDRNSPTIVEALKDKQVKGVVCGTGFTAAICLHKWVSGIDQSMCSGCRLPFNFKRKRHNCYNCGLVFCHSCSIKKSLKAAMAPNPNKPYRVCDQCFGKLRRAIEPDSHSALSRRGSINQRLIEVENSDYLNTGSRVQLGRNNSIESSKDVENESLKRNKLNGSQVSISANDSSQRNTFNNSKYFGSSKKFFSASLPGSRIMSRATSPTSRRSSPPRATTPTPNISVHALPKVVVDDTKRSNDRLSEEVVKLRAQVEELTRKAQLQEVELARTTKQLKEAIAVAEEETSKCKAAKEVIKSLTAQCHSPKGSFYCSQ from the exons ATGACTGCAGCCGAACAGTCGAGGCCAGGGCCTGTGGAGAGAGAGATTGAGTTG GCTATCACTGCTCTTAAAAAGGGAGCCCAATTACTCAAGTATGGACGTAGAGGGAAACCCAAATTTTGCCCCTTCAGACTGGCCAAT GATGAATCTGCTTTAATATGGTTGTCAGGAAAAGAGGAGAAGCATCTTAAACTGAGTCATGTCTCCAGAATTATATCTGGACAGCGTACA CCAATATTTCAGAGATATCCTCGCCCGGAGAAAGAATACCAGTCATTTTCTCTTATATATAGTGATAGGTCTTTAGATTTG ATTTGCAAGGACAAAGATGAAGCTGAAGTCTGGATTACTGGTCTAAAAGCCCTAATATCACGCAACCATCTTAGGAAAGGGAGAGCAGATTCCAGAAGTGAAGGAATCTCATCAGAAGCCACTAGTCCTAAAGCACACACCCAAAGAAGTTCTCCTTTGAGTTCTGCATTTGGTAGTGGTGGCAGTTCACAGAAG GATGAGATGGATCCCCTACGTCTTCGTACTCCATATGACAGTCCTCCTAAAGCTGGTTTAGAAAAGGCATTATCTGATGTGGAATTATATGCTGTGGCTCCCAAGGTTTTATATCCATCTGAATCTGCTTGTGGCTCAGTTCATTCCATTTCATCAGGAGGCTCAGAAGCAATAAATGGGCGTCTAAAGGGTATGAGCGTGGATGCTTTTAGAGTAAGTTTATCAAGTGCTGTTAGCTCATCAAGTCAAGGTTCTGGTCTTGATGAGACTGATGCATTAGGGGATGTTTACATTTGGGGAGAAGCCACTGGTGATGGTATTCTTGGTGGGGGAGTGCATGGAATTGGAGGTTCTGGTGTAAGGATGGATTCTTTTCTTCCAAAAGCCTTGGAATCTGCTGTCCTATTGGATGTTCAGACTATAGCATGTGGTCGTCGACATGCTGCTTTGGTAACAAAACAGGGGGAGGTTTTCTCTTGGGGAGAGGAACTTGGAGGCAGACTTGGGCATGGTGTTGACTCTGATGTCTTGCATCCAAAGCTTGTAGATGGTCTAAAAAATATCAATGTTGAACTTGTGGCATGTGGAGAGTACCATTCTTGTGCAGTAACACTTTCAGGAGATTTATACATATGGGGTGGTAGTTCTCACAATTTTGGGCGTCTTGGATATGGAAAAGAAGCTAGTAATTGGGTTCCAAAAAAGTTAAATGGACCTCTAGAGGGAATACATGTCTCATCAGTCTCATGTGGACCATGGCATACAGCTGTTGTAACTTCTGCTGGGCAATTGTTTACTTTTGGAGATGGAACTTTTGGTGTTTTAGGGCATGGGGACCGCAAAAGTGTATCTACACCCAGGGAAGTGGGGTCCCTCAAAGGTCTTCGCACTGTCCGAGCAGCCTGTGGTGTTTGGCACACTGCTGCAGTTGTTGAAGTCATGGTTGGGTCTTCAAGTTCGAGCAATTGTTCTTCAGGAAAGCTATTTACATGGGGAGATGGAGATAAAGGCCGTCTTGGGCATAGTGATAGAGAACCGAGATTGGTACCCACTTGTGTTGCTGCTCTTGTTGAACCCAACTTCTGTCAAGTTGCTTGTGGGCACAGCATGACTGTTGCATTGACAACTACGGGCCATGTATACACAATGGGAAGCCCTGTATATGGTCAACTTGGGAATTCTCAAGCTGATGGCAAGCTCCCTGTTCGTGTTGAAGGAAAGCTTACAAAAAACTTCGTTGAAGAATTGGCTTGTGGTGCTTATCATGTAGCAGTTTTAACTTCAAGAACTGAAGTTTACACCTGGGGAAAAGGTGCAAATGGCCGATTAGGCCATGGTGATACTGATGATAGAAATTCCCCGACAATTGTTGAAGCTTTGAAGGACAAACAGGTTAAAGGTGTTGTCTGTGGTACTGGTTTTACTGCAGCTATCTGTCTTCACAAGTGGGTATCTGGTATTGACCAATCCATGTGTTCGGGCTGCCGCCTTCCATTTAATTTCAAAAGGAAACGACACAATTGTTACAATTGTGGACTTGTTTTTTGCCATTCTTGTAGTATTAAAAAATCGCTCAAGGCTGCGATGGCACCAAATCCCAACAAACCTTACCGTGTCTGTGATCAATGTTTCGGCAAACTTCGGAGGGCTATTGAACCTGACTCACATTCTGCTCTAAGTAGAAGAGGAAGTATAAATCAGAGACTAATTGAAGTTGAAAACAGTGACTATTTGAATACAGGATCACGTGTCCAACTTGGAAGAAATAATTCCATAGAATCATCTAAAGATGTGGAAAATGAATCTTTAAAAAGAAATAAGTTGAATGGTTCTCAGGTTTCAATTTCTGCAAATGATTCTTCTCAGCGCAATACATTTAATAACTCTAAATATTTTGGTTCATCCAAGAAATTTTTCTCAGCATCTCTTCCGGGATCAAGAATTATGTCTCGAGCAACGTCACCAACATCAAGGCGATCTAGTCCGCCTCGTGCAACAACACCAACCCCAAAtatttctgtgcatgcattgccAAAAGTTGTTGTGGATGACACTAAAAGATCAAATGATAGGCTGAGTGAAGAAGTTGTTAAATTAAGGGCTCAG
- the LOC110666539 gene encoding two-component response regulator ARR9, giving the protein MAAESHQFHVLAVDDSLIDRKLIERLLKTSSYHVTAVDSGSKALEFLGLNEDEHTDSILTSVSSDHHHHHHHQDVEVNLIITDYCMPGMTGYDLLRKIKESKTFKDIPVVIMSSENVPSRIDRCLEEGAGEFFLKPVQLSDMNKLRPHLMRGKVEENKPNNQTKGDMEEIHSPRGTRTRYNGLEVV; this is encoded by the exons ATGGCTGCTGAGTCTCATCAGTTCCATGTTCTTGCTGTTGATGACAGTCTCATTGACAGAAAGTTGATTGAAAGGCTCCTTAAAACCTCTTCTTATCATG TTACTGCGGTTGATTCAGGAAGTAAGGCCTTGGAGTTTTTGGGTTTGAATGAAGATGAACACACAGATTCAATCCTGACTTCTGTTTCTTcagaccatcatcatcatcatcatcatcaggaTGTTGAAGTAAATTTGATCATTACAGATTACTGTATGCCTGGGATGACGGGCTATGATCTCCTTAGAAAGATCAAG GAATCTAAAACTTTTAAGGACATACCAGTTGTGATCATGTCCTCAGAGAATGTTCCATCAAGAATTGATAG ATGCTTGGAAGAAGGAGCTGGAGAATTCTTCCTGAAGCCAGTTCAATTATCAGATATGAACAAGCTTAGACCCCATTTGATGAGAGGAAAAGTTGAAGAAAATAAGCCTAATAACCAGACAAAGGGTGACATGGAAGAAATTCACTCACCACGGGGAACAAGAACAAGATATAATGGCTTGGAAGTTGTCTGA